A region of Nakaseomyces glabratus chromosome E, complete sequence DNA encodes the following proteins:
- the HMO1 gene encoding Hmo1p (CAGL0E00737g~Ortholog(s) have DNA binding, bending, double-stranded DNA binding, four-way junction DNA binding, sequence-specific DNA binding activity), protein MDAAGLKLKSAKDSLVSALFELSKSANNTASAIVDFYNTIGEDDEERLEAFTTLTESLQTLTSASNQLHGISSDLVNPMDEDASSLLMGKGKKSKSGDDDADGADDQPPQKKKPVRDPNAPKKPLTVFFAYSAYVRQELRDARAQAGLPPLSSTEITQEISKKWKNLSDEEKEKWKQAYNVELENYQVEKQKYLEAKKNGTLPEFMDPSTNHAPVPLPANLQKRSIDEIYGGSDGHKVSSSGNGENTGSSEKKKKKKKKDKKKDKNRDANRDNN, encoded by the coding sequence atgGATGCTGCAGGGTTGAAGTTGAAGTCTGCTAAGGACTCGCTGGTGTCAGCGTTGTTCGAGTTGTCCAAGTCCGCTAACAATACTGCTTCTGCCATTGTTGATTTCTACAATACCATTGGcgaggatgatgaagagaGGCTAGAGGCGTTCACCACGCTGACCGAGTCTTTGCAGACCCTGACGTCTGCGTCGAACCAGCTGCATGGTATAAGCTCTGATCTTGTCAACCCCATGGACGAGGATGCGTCCTCTTTGCTGATGGGCAAAGGTAAGAAGTCCAAGTCCGGCGACGATGATGCCGATGGTGCCGACGACCAGCCACctcagaagaagaagcccGTCCGTGACCCTAACGCCCCAAAGAAGCCGTTGACCGTCTTCTTTGCGTACTCTGCGTATGTGCGCCAGGAGCTGCGTGACGCTAGAGCACAAGCCGGCTTGCCCCCTCTGTCATCCACCGAGATCACCCAGGAGATCTCCAAGAAGTGGAAGAACCTCAGCGACGAGGAGAAGGAGAAGTGGAAGCAGGCCTATAACGTCGAGCTCGAGAACTACCAGGTCGAGAAGCAAAAGTACTTGGAGGCCAAGAAGAACGGCACTCTGCCTGAGTTCATGGACCCAAGCACCAACCACGCCCCAGTGCCATTGCCCGCCAACTTGCAAAAGAGATCAATCGATGAGATCTACGGCGGTAGCGATGGCCACAAGGTCTCCAGCAGCGGTAACGGTGAGAACACCGGCTCCAGcgaaaagaagaagaagaagaagaagaaggataaGAAGAAGGATAAGAACAGAGACGCCAACAGAGACAATAACTAA
- the NGG1 gene encoding histone acetyltransferase NGG1 (CAGL0E00693g~Ortholog(s) have histone acetyltransferase activity, role in histone acetylation and Ada2/Gcn5/Ada3 transcription activator complex, SAGA complex, SLIK (SAGA-like) complex localization) produces the protein MPRSSRRGKKREPPAWKKAAGGKAPEGGKGGKGGKGGKGAPRVAMGKGVDVGRDREEERRVLALSSTPSTVLNRILSVLDLTFERDIGMLNGNCVRKVPDYGTLVKLRDELQKLHHLFEHISQSDQASIDLVRQIREKRKQVRIKEEEEQEQQQKHKLKLKLKLKDVTKKDASATDDKPELTEESAKAESPEAKEGPVEAEEDTLSRPKPDDVETVEINTQVEETKVESGKDEVEPSEEKDAEVKDPEATDETKAEEQIDETEKPDTVLKRTHSEISSDVENVGELKVEDGQEEPVEGEAPPKKIKLNLTEETNDAQFGKPEENEGTEVSKDVDIDKMENDPTVKNPKSEFVVSQTLPLAAKALGLFNEEGLECTGEEFLKKKYSVASYPTTDLSDKLPGELPDMDFSCPKPTNQIQFNTFLASVEKFYREFSDNDIGFLEGKYILPQNLQVDSTYDPEVTPYIIPKLGQLYTEIWAKEDQEKNIGNTSPPSVTDPSSILPKKGAANINDTILETEDVSCGPLVSRLISAIMKESTQNIDSNMESGTPGHGLDEIKSEPDHGLPADDKDISKDNDNAYSVEGNSSLAANADSVMTNGDTVDNDDHNSWDVNPLSRSTTSTLPAGNGWKIENVNIDYPTFEERLKRELKYVGIYMNLPKDENNPNGEDPDWLNGREDDEVSAELRQLQATLKQVTKRNQLRKKNLIPLVERQLAWQEYSSILDDLNKQLDQAYIKRIRVPKKRRKHHGSATSGSASQLAQQKAANSSLKALLDKRQRWITKIGPLFDSPDLMLRIPKDSVFPNLDAQDDDDDDIDVFAQNNMNKEEGLED, from the coding sequence ATGCCGAGGAGTTCTAGGCGAGGTAAGAAGCGGGAGCCACCTGCGTGGAAGAAAGCTGCTGGTGGAAAGGCGCCGGAGGGCGGAAAAGGTGGGAAAGGCGGGAAAGGCGGGAAAGGTGCGCCGCGTGTGGCCATGGGCAAAGGTGTGGATGTCGGTCGCGACCGCGAGGAGGAGCGGCGGGTACTGGCGCTGAGCAGCACGCCCTCGACGGTGCTGAACAGAATTCTAAGCGTACTGGACCTCACGTTTGAGCGGGACATAGGGATGCTGAACGGCAATTGCGTGCGGAAGGTACCTGACTATGGTACGCTGGTGAAGCTGCGGGATGAGCTTCAGAAGCTCCACCACCTGTTTGAGCACATATCGCAGTCCGATCAGGCCAGTATAGACCTTGTACGGCAGATCAGGGAGAAGCGCAAGCAGGTGCGGATCAAAGAGGAGGAAGAGCAGGAACAACAGCAGAAACACAAACTCAAATTGAAGCTGAAGCTGAAGGATGTCACGAAAAAGGACGCCAGTGCCACAGATGACAAACCAGAACTTACTGAGGAGAGTGCAAAAGCTGAAAGTCCCGAGGCCAAGGAAGGTCCCGTGGAGGCAGAAGAAGACACACTAAGTAGGCCAAAACCCGACGACGTTGAAACAGTAGAGATAAATAcacaagttgaagaaacGAAGGTAGAGTCTGGGAAGGATGAAGTAGAGCCATCAGAGGAGAAAGACGCCGAAGTGAAGGACCCTGAAGCCACTGATGAAACTAAAGCAGAGGAACAGATAGACGAGACAGAGAAGCCTGACACGGTTCTGAAACGAACACATTCAGAAATATCAAGCGATGTTGAAAATGTTGGTGAACTGAAAGTCGAGGATGGACAGGAAGAGCCAGTTGAAGGGGAAGCACCTCCAAAGAAGATAAAACTAAACCTTACAGAAGAAACGAATGATGCACAATTTGGCAAACCGGAAGAAAACGAAGGCACAGAAGTGTCAAAGGATGTTGATATAGATAAGATGGAAAACGATCCAACTGTTAAGAACCCTAAGTCCGAGTTTGTAGTGTCGCAAACACTTCCTCTTGCGGCAAAAGCATTAGGTCTGTTCAATGAAGAAGGGCTTGAATGTACAGGTGAGgagttcttgaagaagaagtataGTGTTGCCAGTTACCCAACAACTGATCTGTCAGATAAACTACCTGGTGAACTGCCCGATATGGACTTCTCATGCCCTAAACCTACAAATCAAATCCAGTTCAATACTTTCTTAGCATCAGTTGAAAAGTTTTATAGAGAATTCTCGGATAATGATATCGGATTCCTAGAAGGTAAGTATATTCTACCACAGAACCTTCAAGTCGATAGCACTTATGACCCGGAAGTTACACCTTATATTATACCAAAGCTTGGACAACTATACACTGAGATATGGGCAAAGGAAGATCAGGAGAAAAATATTGGCAACACATCACCTCCATCAGTTACTGATCCTTCAAGTATTTTACCCAAAAAAGGGGCCGCCAACATTAATGATACCATATTAGAGACCGAGGACGTGTCGTGCGGGCCTCTAGTTTCAAGACTAATTTCAGCTATAATGAAAGAAAGTACACAGAATATAGATTCTAACATGGAATCCGGCACACCTGGTCACGGTCTTGACGAGATCAAAAGCGAACCGGACCATGGCCTACCAGCTGACGACAAGGACATCTCAAAGGATAATGACAATGCTTACTCTGTAGAGGGAAACTCTAGCTTAGCTGCAAATGCGGACTCTGTGATGACCAATGGTGACACAGTGGATAACGATGACCATAATAGTTGGGATGTCAACCCTCTTTCACGCAGCACAACGAGTACGTTGCCTGCAGGAAACGGATGGAAAATCGAAAATGTCAACATAGATTATCCAACGTTTGAAGAGAGATTGAAAAGAGAGTTGAAATACGTGGGTATATATATGAACTTGCCCAAAGACGAGAACAACCCAAATGGAGAAGATCCAGATTGGTTAAACGGTAGAGAAGACGATGAAGTCAGCGCGGAGCTGCGTCAACTTCAGGCCACTCTAAAACAAGTCACAAAGCGCAACCAGTTGCGAAAGAAGAATCTGATACCACTCGTAGAGAGGCAACTGGCATGGCAAGAGTACTCATCCATCCTAGATGACTTGAACAAACAACTAGACCAAGCATACATCAAACGTATCAGAGTACCGAAGAAGAGACGGAAACACCATGGCAGTGCCACTTCAGGCTCCGCATCGCAACTGGCTCAGCAGAAGGCTGCCAACTCCAGCTTGAAAGCATTGTTGGACAAGAGACAGAGATGGATTACAAAGATAGGACCCTTGTTCGACAGCCCCGACCTGATGCTCAGAATCCCCAAGGACAGCGTGTTCCCCAACCTGGACGCTCAGGACGACGACGACGACGACATCGACGTGTTCGCGCAGAACAACAtgaacaaagaagaaggactGGAAGACTAG
- the HSP42 gene encoding heat shock protein HSP42 (CAGL0E00803g~Putative small cytosolic stress-induced chaperone; gene is upregulated in azole-resistant strain), whose amino-acid sequence MSFYQPSLSLYDVLDALQAPRQRQPRAYGSYGSYAPYGTYGTHGTHGSSYPYGQRHPLHHVRSTPYYRFGNPYYYSPEYYEDEDEDEGDDVQDGDEDVEMGEKPSYYHDNSGKAARNAQEHEQQYQADNGLVDILNALLGGYPPMGSTVQLGPQGQQQRQQQQQQQEEPEVEEPQEPKQKPAAVQQPEPQAQETPQESKPHSESKPAQQPKLKKRASSSAFVHQQAPSPVPDPLQISKPETRLDLPFSPEVNLYDTEDTYHVVLALPGACSKAFRIDYHPSSHELLIKGNIEDKIGIDEKYLKITELKYGAFERTVKFPVLPRIKDESIKASYSNGLLHIKVPKILDGTEKPAPKKRITIEDVPDEELEFEENPNPVQA is encoded by the coding sequence ATGAGTTTCTACCAACCTTCGCTGTCGCTATATGATGTGCTAGATGCACTACAGGCACCACGCCAACGCCAGCCACGGGCCTACGGCTCCTATGGCTCCTATGCCCCCTATGGCACTTATGGCACGCATGGCACGCATGGCTCTTCCTACCCCTACGGTCAGCGCCACCCATTGCACCACGTAAGGAGCACCCCGTACTACAGGTTTGGCAACCCTTACTACTACAGTCCCGAGTACTACGAAGACGAGGACGAGGACGAAGGTGATGACGTGCAGGACGGTGACGAGGACGTCGAGATGGGCGAGAAGCCCTCTTACTACCACGATAACTCAGGCAAAGCCGCTAGGAATGCGCAGGAGCACGAACAACAGTACCAGGCTGACAACGGCCTTGTGGACATCCTGAACGCGTTGCTGGGTGGATACCCACCAATGGGCAGCACAGTGCAGCTAGGGCCACAAGGGCAACAGCAAAggcagcaacaacaacagcaacaagaGGAGCCAGAAGTCGAGGAGCCACAGGAACCTAAACAGAAGCCTGCCGCAGTGCAACAACCAGAGCCACAAGCTCAGGAAACTCCACAAGAAAGCAAGCCACATAGCGAGTCGAAACCTGCGCAGCAACcaaagttgaagaaaagagcCTCGTCTTCTGCGTTCGTGCACCAACAGGCTCCATCCCCTGTCCCTGATCCTTTGCAGATCTCCAAGCCGGAGACCCGACTAGACCTCCCATTCTCCCCCGAGGTCAACCTGTATGACACCGAGGACACATACCATGTTGTGTTGGCCTTGCCAGGTGCCTGTTCCAAGGCATTCCGCATCGACTACCACCCATCCTCTCACGAGTTGCTCATCAAGGGTAATATCGAGGACAAGATCGGAATCGATGAGAAGTACCTAAAGATCACCGAGCTGAAATACGGTGCCTTTGAGAGAACCGTGAAGTTCCCTGTGCTACCACGTATCAAGGACGAGAGCATCAAGGCCAGTTACTCGAACGGCCTGTTGCACATCAAGGTCCCAAAGATCCTCGACGGCACCGAGAAACCAGctccaaagaagagaatcACCATCGAGGATGTCCCAGATGAAGAGCTCGAGTTCGAAGAGAACCCAAACCCTGTCCAGGCATGA
- the RSM24 gene encoding mitochondrial 37S ribosomal protein mS35 (CAGL0E00715g~Ortholog(s) have structural constituent of ribosome activity and mitochondrial small ribosomal subunit localization): MLRIIRSIGTAAGAAGSGAAGAAGAVAGLYREPAKWKGLKPETVISLYWERVAKMGKEYKQSPEELEALLGTSEYTGVPEAHIRKLYKYGEKGAMEIGAGAGPGAGAKARDVVGGFSRFQFDELPSQALDLVDQHREQRFYNRLAAYELPLLAKYRQEYKPPSASDVVTYKYFTYVGEEHPNSRKVVLSLKTESLGLEPRALHKFRVLARTRYDHETDLFKMSSDKFPEAQQNAKYLGDILKRLLQEAKDLSKDDFSDIPLDTRHTIAKNLRKKHSRRLRTIEFPEEWKRPEDAPVKKVNITEELMKLL; the protein is encoded by the coding sequence ATGTTGCGTATTATTCGGAGTATAGGTACCGCGGCTGGTGCCGCTGGTTCTGGTGCTGCTGGAGCTGCTGGTGCTGTTGCAGGGTTGTACCGGGAACCTGCTAAGTGGAAAGGGTTGAAGCCCGAGACTGTGATATCTCTGTACTGGGAGCGTGTTGCGAAGATGGGGAAGGAGTACAAGCAGAGTCCCGAGGAGTTAGAGGCGCTGCTGGGCACGTCGGAGTACACTGGTGTTCCCGAGGCGCATATCAGGAAGCTGTACAAGTACGGTGAGAAAGGTGCTATGGAGATTGGTGCTGGAGCTGGACCTGGTGCTGGGGCCAAGGCTCGGGATGTCGTCGGTGGGTTTAGCAGGTTTCAGTTCGATGAGTTGCCCTCGCAGGCGCTGGATCTGGTGGATCAGCACCGTGAGCAGCGGTTTTACAACAGACTGGCTGCGTACGAGCTGCCTTTGCTCGCTAAGTACAGGCAGGAGTACAAGCCTCCGTCAGCGTCAGATGTGGTGACTTACAAGTACTTCACGTATGTGGGTGAAGAGCACCCTAACTCGAGGAAAGTAGTCCTGAGCTTAAAGACTGAGTCACTTGGTTTGGAGCCTCGCGCACTGCACAAGTTCAGGGTACTGGCAAGGACTCGCTACGACCACGAGACAGACCTGTTCAAGATGTCCAGCGACAAGTTCCCAGAAGCACAGCAGAATGCCAAGTACTTGGGAGATATCCTGAAGAGGCTACTGCAAGAGGCCAAGGACTTAAGCAAAGACGACTTCAGTGATATCCCCTTGGACACAAGACACACCATTGCTAAGAATCTGCGGAAGAAGCACTCGAGGCGTCTAAGGACAATTGAATTCCCAGAGGAGTGGAAGAGACCTGAAGATGCGCCTGTGAAGAAGGTCAACATCACCGAGGAATTGATGAAACTCTTGTAA
- the ARG82 gene encoding inositol polyphosphate multikinase (CAGL0E00759g~Ortholog(s) have inositol tetrakisphosphate 3-kinase activity, inositol tetrakisphosphate 6-kinase activity and inositol-1,3,4,5,6-pentakisphosphate kinase activity, more): MRAFQHRAAGHDGLLTEGEGALVFKPYHAKEAAFYMEVQRRRVDEPGAAQDVPLHLWMPCFMGVLEQGDVRKPGASGNTPAGSKYIVLNNLLHGYSRPNVMDIKLGSVLYDEDAPLEKRQRLQEVSRTTTSGSLAFRICGMKIERGKASCTALDEAHYDVETHHGVEYLSVNKFYGRTRTKDDISEAIELFFNNERLSKPRKKQLYDTFWQRLQLFYNTLLDTKARFISSSLLFVYESDPAAWEELDDVDELVHDYEVELIDTDEEDDELAGGFVQQTTQASMVIDTRDDDELPNPTIMNEKVEPRNKKLSSMTFIDFAHSQFTDTDDYDENVILGVENLIDIFNELRI, encoded by the coding sequence ATGCGTGCGTTTCAACACAGGGCTGCTGGGCACGACGGGTTGCTCACAGAGGGCGAAGGTGCGCTGGTGTTCAAGCCGTACCATGCGAAGGAAGCTGCGTTCTATATGGAGGTGCAGCGGCGGAGGGTTGACGAGCCTGGAGCTGCGCAGGATGTGCCGCTGCACCTGTGGATGCCCTGCTTCATGGGCGTGCTGGAGCAAGGCGATGTCAGGAAGCCCGGGGCTTCCGGCAATACACCCGCTGGGAGCAAGTATATTGTGTTGAACAACCTGCTGCATGGGTACTCGAGACCGAACGTGATGGATATTAAGCTGGGGTCTGTGCTCTACGATGAGGATGCTCCGCTGGAGAAGAGGCAGCGGTTGCAGGAGGTGAGCAGGACCACGACGTCGGGGTCTCTGGCGTTTCGGATATGCGGGATGAAGATAGAACGGGGGAAAGCTAGCTGTACCGCACTAGATGAGGCACACTACGATGTGGAGACTCACCATGGTGTGGAATACCTGTCGGTGAACAAGTTCTACGGAAGAACTAGAACTAAGGATGATATCAGCGAGGCCATTGAACTGTTCTTTAATAATGAAAGGCTGTCTAAGCCACGGAAAAAGCAACTTTACGACACTTTCTGGCAGCGGTTGCAATTGTTCTACAACACTCTACTTGACACAAAGGCGAGATTTATATCTAGTAGCTTGCTATTCGTATATGAGAGTGACCCTGCAGCATGGGAAGAGCTCGATGATGTTGATGAGCTGGTACACGACTACGAAGTTGAACTCATAGATACTGACGAGGAAGACGACGAGCTCGCTGGCGGGTTTGTACAACAAACTACACAAGCCAGCATGGTTATAGATACGAGAGATGACGATGAGCTGCCCAATCCAACGATTATGAACGAGAAGGTGGAGCCCCGAAATAAGAAACTGAGCTCGATGACTTTTATAGACTTTGCTCACTCACAGTTTACAGATACAGACGACTACGATGAGAATGTCATATTGGGTGTGGAAAACTTAATCGATATATTTAATGAGTTACGAAtctga
- the SUP35 gene encoding translation termination factor GTPase eRF3 (CAGL0E00781g~Ortholog(s) have GTP binding, mRNA binding, translation release factor activity and role in cytoplasmic translational termination, nuclear-transcribed mRNA catabolic process, deadenylation-dependent decay), producing MSDPNQQQQQQQQQQQQQQGNYQQYYQNYGQQNFQPQQGYQQYQQFQNYQPQQGYQQYQNYQQGGYQNYQQGGYQNYQQGGYQGGRGGYQGGRGRGGYKNYNNRNNYNNQNSGYQNYQQQQQPAQGMTLDSFQQQQEQKSEPAPKPKKTLKLVSSSGIKLANATKKEEPKTEEPKKEENKQEEPAKEAKKDEETKKEETTSTESKPEATEDVSKKMEKLDVKDTKEKEATPSQEVSSADALIKEQEDEVDEEIVNDMFGGKDHVSIIFMGHVDAGKSTMGGNLLYLTGSVDKRTIEKYEREAKDAGRQGWYLSWVMDTNKEERNDGKTIEVGKAYFETEKRRYTILDAPGHKMYVSEMIGGASQADVGILVISARKGEYETGFEKGGQTREHALLAKTQGVNKMIVVINKMDDPTVNWSQERYDQCVSNLSNYLKAIGYNVKQDVVFMPVSGYSGAGLKERVKKEECPWYDGPALLEYLDEMKHVDRHVNAPFMLPIASKMKDLGTVVEGKIESGHIKKGQSTLLMPNKIPVEIQNIYNETENEVDMAVCGEQVKLRIKGIEEEDISAGFVLTSPKNPIKNVTRFVAQIAIVELKSIMSAGFSCVMHVHTAIEEVHITRLLHKLERGTNRKSKKPPAFAKKGMKIIALLETEAPVCVETYDDYPQLGRFTLRDQGTTIAIGKIVKILE from the coding sequence ATGTCTGATCCTAaccaacagcagcagcagcaacagcagcaacagcaacagcaacaagGTAACTACCAACAGTACTACCAAAACTATGGTCAACAAAACTTCCAGCCACAACAGGGCTACCAGCAGTACCAGCAGTTTCAAAACTACCAGCCACAACAGGGCTACCAGCAATACCAAAACTATCAGCAAGGTGGCTACCAGAACTACCAACAAGGCGGATACCAGAACTATCAACAAGGTGGATACCAGGGTGGTCGTGGTGGATACCAAGGTGGCCGTGGCCGTGGTGGTTACAAGAACTACAACAATAGaaacaactacaacaacCAAAACAGCGGATACCAAAACTaccaacaacagcaacaaccTGCTCAAGGTATGACCTTAGACAGTttccaacaacaacaagagCAAAAGAGTGAGCCAGCTCCAAAGCCAAAGAAGACTCTAAAGTTGGTGTCAAGCTCTGGTATCAAGTTGGCTAATGCTACTAAGAAGGAAGAACCAAAGACTGAAGAACCaaagaaggaagaaaataaacaagaagagCCAGCCAAGGAAGCTAAGAAGGATGAAGAAACCAAGAAGGAAGAAACTACCTCCACCGAATCCAAGCCAGAAGCTACTGAGGATGTCTCTAAGAAGATGGAAAAGCTTGATGTCAAAGATACAAAGGAAAAGGAAGCTACTCCATCCCAAGAGGTTAGCAGTGCGGACGCCTTGATCAAGgaacaagaagatgaagtcGATGAAGAGATTGTTAACGATATGTTTGGTGGTAAGGATCATGTCtccattatttttatgGGTCACGTCGATGCCGGTAAATCTACCATGGGTGGTAACTTATTGTACTTGACTGGTTCCGTGGATAAGAGAACCATTGAAAAATACGAAAGAGAAGCCAAGGACGCTGGTAGACAAGGTTGGTACTTGTCCTGGGTTATGGACACTAACAaggaagaaagaaatgatGGTAAGACCATTGAAGTCGGTAAGGCTTACTTCGAAACCGAAAAGAGACGTTACACCATCTTGGATGCTCCAGGTCACAAAATGTATGTTTCTGAAATGATCGGTGGTGCCTCTCAAGCTGATGTCGGTATTCTAGTTATTTCTGCAAGAAAGGGTGAATATGAAACCGGTTTTGAAAAGGGTGGTCAAACCCGTGAGCATGCTTTGTTGGCTAAGACCCAAGGTGTTAACAAGATGATTGTTGTTATTAACAAAATGGATGACCCAACTGTCAACTGGTCTCAAGAACGTTACGACCAATGTGTCAGCAACTTGAGCAACTATTTGAAGGCAATTGGCTACAATGTTAAGCAAGATGTTGTTTTCATGCCTGTTTCTGGTTACAGTGGTGCTGGTCTAAAGGAACGTGTCAAGAAGGAAGAATGTCCATGGTACGATGGTCCAGCTCTATTGGAATACCTGGACGAGATGAAGCATGTCGACCGTCACGTCAATGCTCCATTTATGCTACCTATTGCTTCTAAGATGAAGGATCTAGGTACCGTTGTAGAAGGTAAGATTGAATCAGGTCACATCAAGAAGGGTCAATCCACACTACTAATGCCTAACAAGATACCAgttgaaattcaaaatatttacaacGAAACTGAAAATGAAGTTGATATGGCTGTTTGTGGTGAACAAGTTAAGCTGAGAATCAAGGGTatcgaagaagaagatatctCTGCTGGTTTCGTATTAACCTCCCCAAAGAACCCAATCAAGAACGTCACCAGATTTGTTGCTCAAATCGCCATTGTTGAATTGAAGTCTATCATGTCTGCTGGTTTCTCCTGTGTTATGCACGTCCATACTGCCATTGAGGAAGTCCACATCACTAGACTATTGCACAAATTAGAAAGAGGTACTAACCGTAAGTCTAAGAAACCACCTGCATTTGCCAAGAAGGGTATGAAGATTATTGCATTGCTGGAAACTGAAGCTCCAGTCTGTGTTGAAACCTACGACGACTACCCACAATTGGGTAGATTCACATTGAGAGATCAAGGTACTACCATTGCTATTGGTAAGATCGTTAAGATTCTTGAGTAA